ATCCGTCGATGTCGGTGTGGCCGTATCTGTTGGCGTGAAGGTATGCGTCGGCGTCAGGGTCGCTGTGGGCGTATAAGACGGCGTCCAGGTTGGCGAAGGTGTCCAGGTCCAGGTCGCGGTAAAGGTCGGCGTCGGCGTCAGCGATGCCGTTGGTGTGGCGCTTGGCAGCGGCGTATCGCTGGCTGTTGGCGTCATGCTGGGCGTATACGTGATTGAAGCTGTCGCGGTCGCGGTATCCGTCGGCGTTGGCGAGGGGAAAAGCGCGCCCTCCCATTGTGGGCGGGTCGCGAAGGCCACTGCTGCCAGACCAATCAGAATGATACCGATGATGCCACCGGCGATGATGCGGCCCCGGTTACGGCGTCCCCGCAGTTCGTTCTCCAGCCGGAAGATATCGCTGCGGCGGCCCAGAATGCGGAACGGGTCTTCGCGCATCTGGTCCAGCCAGGCCTGGGCTTCGCCCGCGTTGCCATCTGCCAATGCTGCCGTGACGCGCTCAATATAGCGATTGAACAGATCATTCACGACCAGCCGATACTGCTCATCCTGCGCGCCATCTGTTAAGCCAGCCAGCATGGTACGGGCCTGCGTCAGCTCAGCATCATAATTCTGTGCGACGAGCATCTGCGCCCGTTTAATCGTCTGCTGGGCCTTGGCGAAGTCCCCCGTCGCAGTGCGAGCCTGCATCAAGGCTTCTGAGGTCGATGTGTCGTTAGGGTCCAGCTCAACGGCAAATTCCATCAGGCGGATAGCCTCATTGTTGAGCATAACGCGATCTTCTAGCGAGGTCGCGTTACGGGCACGGCTCAGTGCCGCCTGGGCCTGCTCATTAAGCTGGGCTTTCACCCCATTGAGCTTACTTTCAATCTGGCGCTGCAATTCCCCCAGCCGCTGGCTGTTCGGCAGCAGTTGGCGCGCTCGTGCCAGCGTGCTACGTGCATTCTGCAACTGCTCAACCTGCTCTTGCATACTGCCGCTGAGCATATTTAGGCGCATAGAGACCTGGTCAGCATCCTGCTGGATGCGGCGCGCATTATCGAGGCGCTCCTCTGCCTGGGGGTCATTGGGAACCACACGCAGCGCACCTTCATATTTGCGGATTGCTTCCTGCCAATTATCCGCAGTGATGAGCCGATCCCCTTCGTCAAGCAGTTCACGCGCCAAGGCCAGGTCCTGAATATCGAGCAAGGCCTGTTCGACATCTTTCCAGCTCAGGATGCCGCTCTGTTCAGCAATGTCGCGCGCTTCGCGGTACAGGCGGGCGGCTTCGTCATAATTGCCCGCACGTACAAGGGAATTCGCCCGGTTATAGGCGACACGGGCATCAAACGGAATGCGGTGATCTGGCACGATGCCCCGAATGAGGTTGTCTTCTGCTTTCTGGCGATATTCCTGCGCAGAGAGGTTACCCGGTTCCGCATTGAGGATACGATTGGCAATATCAATCGTCTGCTGATAGTCGCCGGCGTAATACGTCTCGCTCAACTGGCTGAGCAGTTCATCCGCGCCGGCATTGATGGGCACCGTATTCGATGGGGCCGGACGAGGAGGCTCTGTACCCGGCACGGCAGGTTGCGGTTGATTCGTCTCTGTGGTTGGGCGTGGACGGGAGACATCTGTAGCAGATGGCATGGAACGCACCACGCCATAGCGCTTAAACATATCGCTCACACGGCGGCCTGCCTGGGCGCTGTTCTGGGCGGCTTGCTCCAACAATGCGATGACATCGCCATTATTAGGGGCCATTGCCAGCGCTTCCCCCAGGATATCGAGCGCTTCGTCAATATCTTCCTGGTCGCCCGCCATTTCGATACGGATGCGCGCCCGACGCAGCAAGCCACGCAGCGCAGGCGTATTGCCTTCGTCACCCCCGTTCTGGGGGCCATTTGCCTGGGCAAGGCGCGCAAATAACGCCTGCACCTCGGCTTCATATTCCGTATTTTTCGCGTCAGCCAGCAATTCGCGGGCTTCGCGTTCGATTTCAGCCATTTGCCCCGACGAAGCGAAGTTTAAACGCTCGCGTAGGCTGTCGATTCGCTGCTTCAGATCAGCCATAGTGGTTCCTCTTCCTTAGACGGTCAAACATTACCTTAGCTTGTGGATTGCAGCAAGACTGAGGCTGTACGACATGGGGCAAACACCGAATTCACAGTCCTCTTAGCGTGGGGTATCACACCAGGGGATGAGGTGTAGCGTGATGAGCATCTGGCAGGTGAGTGCCAGGGGCGGCAGATTGCGTCAAATTGTGATACAGTTGAATATATCATCTAAACGTGTCATCCAATCCGTAACTGTCGTGCCTTCCGGACGAATCTCATGCAGCCAATTAGCCAACCTCGTTACGCCCTTTTGATGATGTATGACATCCGTGCTGGGGTGAATGTGCCTTATTTTCGCTTTATACGCCAGGAGTTGGAGCCAGCCCTGCGGTCGGCGGGGCTTTATATGCAGGACGCGTGGCATATCGCTTATGGGCCTTACCCGGAGCGCCAGCTTGAGTTCATCACAGATGACCTGAGCCGCATCAGCAGTATCATGCACAGCCCACGTTGGGACCGACTGGAAGATAAGCTGCTCAGCTATGTCGAGAATTATACCGTGCGCGTCACACCTTATACCGGCCTGTTCAAAGTCTGACTCGATAGGCCGCCGCAATAGCAGTCTTTGCCAATCCCCTCAATGAGAGGGGATTTTTCGTTATAAGCCCTCTTAATAGCCCGATAGGCGCCGCTTGGACATTATTGCCCGGTCAGCAAGCTCTGGACATCCGGGCCGACCACAACCATCACAGCCGGGGCCTGGAGGATACTATCGCTGGCGGGTTGGATGCGCTCCCGCGAGAGGCCCATCACATTTGCGATGTAGTTGGCTGTTTCCTGGGAGGCCCCATAATAGCGAATGACCGTATTTGCGCCGTTATGTTCAGGCGAGTTACCCACCCCGGCAACGGATATGCCCCGCCCAATAAACCATTCCTGGGTACGTGTTGCCAGCCCGCCAATATCCGTGCCGTTATAAACGTAGACACTGGCATTTTCAGTTTCTGAGCCGGTGAGTAGATCAGCCTGATTGGTTTCTGCCTGTTGATAGAAAACACGGTTGATCAGGTCACTGATGCGGGCCAGATTCGGGTGTAGGATTTGGTCGCCAGCGGGTGTCTGGCCGAATGTGACATAATTCTCGTCGATCACAGCATAGGTGATGTTATCAC
The Phototrophicus methaneseepsis DNA segment above includes these coding regions:
- a CDS encoding SH3 domain-containing protein codes for the protein MADLKQRIDSLRERLNFASSGQMAEIEREARELLADAKNTEYEAEVQALFARLAQANGPQNGGDEGNTPALRGLLRRARIRIEMAGDQEDIDEALDILGEALAMAPNNGDVIALLEQAAQNSAQAGRRVSDMFKRYGVVRSMPSATDVSRPRPTTETNQPQPAVPGTEPPRPAPSNTVPINAGADELLSQLSETYYAGDYQQTIDIANRILNAEPGNLSAQEYRQKAEDNLIRGIVPDHRIPFDARVAYNRANSLVRAGNYDEAARLYREARDIAEQSGILSWKDVEQALLDIQDLALARELLDEGDRLITADNWQEAIRKYEGALRVVPNDPQAEERLDNARRIQQDADQVSMRLNMLSGSMQEQVEQLQNARSTLARARQLLPNSQRLGELQRQIESKLNGVKAQLNEQAQAALSRARNATSLEDRVMLNNEAIRLMEFAVELDPNDTSTSEALMQARTATGDFAKAQQTIKRAQMLVAQNYDAELTQARTMLAGLTDGAQDEQYRLVVNDLFNRYIERVTAALADGNAGEAQAWLDQMREDPFRILGRRSDIFRLENELRGRRNRGRIIAGGIIGIILIGLAAVAFATRPQWEGALFPSPTPTDTATATASITYTPSMTPTASDTPLPSATPTASLTPTPTFTATWTWTPSPTWTPSYTPTATLTPTHTFTPTDTATPTSTDTPTSTPTTTLTPSQTTTPPALCQAYVSRESGINLREEPTTVSVRVRMLPQNTTMEVIQIQPGTNDQLLWYQVRTRVDDTFYVGWVREDTLNFLTDCGDLP